Proteins from a single region of Hordeum vulgare subsp. vulgare chromosome 6H, MorexV3_pseudomolecules_assembly, whole genome shotgun sequence:
- the LOC123403141 gene encoding pathogenesis-related protein PRMS-like: MAMEHASRCWLAAVTTIVLLSCAPAPAAAAGRKLLQIQISQAQQYVVPQSHMRAIHGQRPLKWSNELADQAERWAARFKGNCAAASAAMPGGVNVFRGIGEAGKAWQPSDAVAAWAEQANYFDFGTGSCAAGKMCAQFKQVMSKGNTDVGCATVQCADGTTLMTCHYSPLPSIFGERPF; the protein is encoded by the coding sequence ATGGCAATGGAGCACGCCTCAAGGTGCTGGCTCGCCGCGGTCACCACCATCGTCCTGCTCTCGTGCGCGCCGgccccggcggcggcggccggacggAAGCTGCTGCAGATCCAGATCAGCCAGGCGCAGCAGTACGTGGTGCCGCAGAGCCACATGCGGGCGATCCACGGCCAGCGCCCGCTCAAGTGGAGCAACGAGCTGGCGGACCAGGCGGAGCGCTGGGCGGCGCGGTTCAAGGGCAACTgcgcggccgcgtcggcggcgatGCCCGGCGGCGTCAACGTGTTCCGCGGCATCGGCGAGGCTGGGAAGGCGTGGCAGCCCAGCGACGCGGTGGCGGCGTGGGCGGAGCAGGCCAACTACTTCGACTTCGGcaccggctcctgcgccgccggGAAGATGTGCGCGCAGTTCAAGCAGGTCATGTCCAAGGGCAACACGGACGTCGGCTGCGCCACCGTGCAGTGCGCCGACGGCACCACGCTCATGACGTGCCACTACTCGCCGCTGCCCAGCATCTTCGGCGAGAGGCCCTTCTGA